From Phenylobacterium montanum, the proteins below share one genomic window:
- a CDS encoding DUF805 domain-containing protein: MFALFQMIVSFVLSAITGGAMMSAIMTHTPPSGFAGLIFMLWSLFALASFVPSLAVAVRRLHDSGKSGAWILVALVPVIGGLVLLVLYLLDGTPGDNQYGPDPKGRASLATVAA, encoded by the coding sequence ATGTTTGCTCTTTTCCAGATGATCGTCAGCTTCGTGCTGAGCGCCATCACGGGCGGGGCCATGATGAGCGCCATCATGACCCATACGCCGCCGAGCGGCTTTGCCGGCCTGATCTTCATGCTGTGGTCCTTGTTCGCGCTGGCGAGCTTCGTCCCCAGTCTGGCTGTCGCCGTCCGGCGACTGCACGACTCCGGCAAGTCGGGCGCCTGGATCCTGGTCGCCCTGGTCCCCGTGATCGGCGGTCTCGTGCTGCTTGTCTTGTATCTGCTGGACGGGACGCCGGGCGACAACCAGTACGGCCCGGACCCCAAGGGGCGGGCTTCCCTGGCTACAGTCGCAGCCTGA
- a CDS encoding methyl-accepting chemotaxis protein, translating into MSLKDARISRKLTIAFAVVVATVSAAGLATWSGMASISKATAENQASYDRLDSLNRTLSALVEEQNAVRGYVATLDPSFLPRIKGFHEDFAKALDELKAKIDNADEKADAESIAAAVAIFEADCQTQIGDAGAPATLDKARGEIKTIGRLTDTRKFVKAIFDREHAQLAARSAAQARAFATGTTMLALGGMAAIGLSLFMAWLLTDMIAKPVAAMTQVMRRLASGDTALEVPAQDRRDEVGEMAQAVTVFRDAAIAKERLEAESIALRDQSEAERRQAEAAREANAREQAQVVEALASGLERLAGGDLTYRLNAQFAPAYRKVQGDFNAAMETLQDAMGVIVANADGIRSGSNEITSASDDLARRTEHQAATLEETAAALDEVTATVRKTADSARDAHQLVSDAEQDAEKSHLVVGDAVAAMGQIEESSREISKIVGIIDEIAFQTNLLALNAGVEAARAGEAGRGFAVVAQEVRALAQRSADAAKEIKGLISDSSRHVDTGAGLVGRTGEALKRIVERVKSINGLVAQIAASAQEQASGLTQVNTAVNQMDQVTQQNAAMVEEATAASHRLRQGVDELSSLIRKFEVGAAATQAPVRSSPRGAAPARRRAAGGAAVAVATSEWEEF; encoded by the coding sequence ATGTCACTCAAGGACGCCCGCATTTCGCGCAAGCTGACCATCGCTTTCGCCGTCGTCGTTGCGACGGTCAGCGCCGCGGGCCTGGCGACCTGGTCGGGAATGGCCTCGATCAGCAAGGCGACCGCAGAGAACCAGGCCTCTTACGACCGACTCGATTCCCTCAACCGCACGCTTTCCGCGCTGGTCGAAGAGCAAAACGCCGTCCGCGGCTACGTGGCCACCCTGGACCCTTCCTTCCTGCCACGGATCAAGGGCTTCCATGAAGACTTCGCCAAGGCCCTGGACGAGTTGAAGGCCAAGATCGACAACGCCGACGAGAAGGCCGACGCCGAGTCTATCGCCGCCGCGGTGGCTATCTTCGAGGCCGATTGCCAGACCCAGATCGGCGACGCCGGCGCGCCCGCCACGCTCGACAAGGCCCGCGGCGAGATCAAGACCATCGGCCGCCTGACCGACACCCGCAAATTCGTCAAAGCCATCTTCGATCGCGAGCATGCCCAACTCGCCGCGCGCTCGGCCGCCCAGGCCCGCGCCTTCGCTACCGGCACGACCATGCTGGCGCTGGGCGGCATGGCCGCTATCGGCCTGTCGCTCTTCATGGCCTGGCTGCTGACGGATATGATCGCCAAGCCGGTCGCCGCCATGACCCAGGTCATGCGGCGGCTCGCGAGCGGAGACACCGCGCTCGAAGTGCCGGCCCAGGATCGCCGCGACGAGGTCGGCGAGATGGCCCAGGCCGTCACCGTATTCCGCGACGCCGCCATCGCCAAGGAGCGGCTGGAGGCCGAGAGCATCGCCTTGCGCGACCAGTCGGAAGCCGAGCGCCGGCAAGCCGAGGCCGCCCGCGAAGCCAACGCCCGCGAGCAGGCACAGGTGGTCGAGGCCCTCGCCAGCGGCCTGGAACGCCTGGCCGGCGGGGACCTGACCTATCGCCTGAACGCCCAGTTCGCCCCCGCCTATCGCAAGGTCCAGGGGGACTTCAACGCCGCCATGGAGACCCTGCAGGACGCCATGGGCGTGATCGTGGCCAACGCAGACGGCATCCGCTCGGGCTCCAACGAGATCACCAGCGCTTCCGACGACCTGGCCCGCCGTACCGAACACCAGGCCGCCACCCTGGAGGAGACCGCCGCCGCCCTGGACGAGGTCACCGCCACCGTGCGCAAGACCGCCGACAGCGCCCGCGACGCCCACCAGCTGGTCTCCGACGCCGAGCAGGACGCCGAAAAGTCGCACCTGGTCGTCGGTGACGCCGTGGCCGCAATGGGGCAGATCGAGGAGTCCTCGCGCGAGATCTCCAAGATCGTCGGCATTATCGACGAGATCGCCTTCCAGACCAACCTCCTGGCTCTGAACGCAGGCGTCGAGGCCGCCCGCGCCGGCGAGGCTGGCCGCGGCTTTGCGGTCGTGGCCCAGGAAGTGCGCGCCCTGGCCCAGCGCTCAGCCGACGCGGCCAAGGAGATCAAGGGCCTGATCAGCGATTCGTCGCGCCATGTCGACACCGGCGCCGGCCTGGTGGGCCGCACGGGCGAGGCGCTCAAGCGGATCGTCGAGCGGGTGAAATCGATCAACGGGCTGGTCGCCCAGATCGCCGCCTCGGCCCAGGAGCAGGCCTCGGGCCTGACCCAGGTCAACACCGCAGTCAACCAGATGGACCAGGTGACCCAGCAGAACGCGGCCATGGTCGAGGAGGCCACCGCCGCCAGCCACAGGCTGCGCCAGGGTGTCGACGAGCTTTCCAGCCTGATCCGCAAGTTCGAGGTCGGCGCGGCCGCCACCCAAGCCCCTGTTCGCAGCTCGCCCCGCGGCGCCGCTCCGGCACGCCGCCGCGCCGCCGGCGGAGCCGCAGTAGCCGTGGCCACCAGCGAGTGGGAAGAGTTCTAA
- a CDS encoding SO2930 family diheme c-type cytochrome, whose protein sequence is MGFGRVLGGLALACLLVFSPMSRGKADGRPAVDLARLMDETPAPRLSDYHLFADAHARVPSARVTPYGLATPLFSDYAAKSRYLYLPPGAVARYQGAGLLDLPVGSVLVKTFAYPADFRRPDQDVRLIETRLLIHRQAGWTALTYVWNAEQTEAVLKRAGLREPVSFIDAAGRPRQIDYAVPNVNQCKECHSSNGAITPIGPKARNLAIETPAGGQLQTWAKAGLLTGLPSGPILATPRWDDPAQPVAARARAYLDVNCGHCHSLAGLASNSGLYLTLEEQDIHRLGVGKRPVAAGRGSGDLEVAIDPGRPDKSILAYRMASTEPGVMMPQIGRSVVHDEGLDLIRAYIAQMKPDKP, encoded by the coding sequence ATGGGTTTCGGTAGAGTTCTGGGCGGCCTCGCCCTTGCCTGCCTCCTGGTGTTCAGCCCCATGTCGCGCGGCAAGGCCGATGGGCGGCCGGCCGTCGACCTGGCGCGGCTGATGGACGAGACGCCGGCGCCGCGGCTTTCCGACTATCACCTGTTCGCTGACGCCCACGCCCGGGTTCCCAGCGCCCGCGTCACGCCCTACGGCCTGGCGACGCCGCTGTTCAGCGACTACGCGGCCAAGAGCCGTTACCTCTACTTGCCGCCAGGCGCCGTCGCCCGCTACCAGGGAGCGGGCCTGCTGGACTTGCCGGTGGGTTCGGTGCTGGTGAAGACCTTCGCCTATCCCGCCGATTTCCGCCGGCCCGACCAGGACGTGCGCCTGATCGAGACACGGCTTTTGATCCATCGCCAGGCCGGCTGGACCGCCCTGACCTATGTCTGGAACGCCGAACAGACCGAGGCCGTCTTGAAGCGCGCCGGCTTGCGCGAGCCGGTCAGCTTCATCGACGCCGCGGGCCGGCCGCGCCAGATCGACTACGCCGTGCCAAATGTGAACCAGTGCAAGGAATGCCATTCGAGCAACGGCGCGATCACCCCGATCGGGCCAAAGGCGCGCAATCTGGCCATTGAGACCCCGGCCGGCGGCCAGCTGCAGACCTGGGCCAAGGCGGGGCTGCTCACGGGTCTTCCGTCAGGTCCGATCCTGGCGACGCCGCGTTGGGACGACCCTGCCCAGCCGGTGGCGGCCCGAGCGCGCGCCTATCTCGACGTCAATTGTGGCCACTGCCACAGCCTCGCGGGCCTGGCCAGCAACAGCGGTCTCTATCTGACGCTCGAGGAGCAGGACATCCATCGCCTGGGCGTCGGCAAGCGGCCGGTGGCGGCTGGGCGCGGCTCAGGCGACCTGGAGGTCGCCATCGATCCCGGCCGTCCGGACAAGTCGATCCTGGCCTACCGTATGGCCTCGACCGAGCCGGGGGTGATGATGCCCCAGATCGGCCGAAGCGTGGTCCATGACGAGGGCCTGGACCTCATCCGCGCCTATATCGCCCAGATGAAGCCGGACAAGCCTTAG
- a CDS encoding Do family serine endopeptidase, which yields MKKTQFIAGAAVGAVATVLAGAGGYWARGAEAATAGEPAALASASPSSFADIVQKVSPAVVSIDVEGKAKRDPAAFRGQAPQLPFGFEFRQLVPEDPEGAPAPKMRATGSGFLISSDGYIVTNNHVIDGADDIKVRLTDGRELKAHLVGRDAATDIAVVKVEGHDFTYVSFEDRAKPRVGDWVVAVGNPFGLGGTATAGIVSALGRKNVSDSNYVDYMQIDAPINRGNSGGPTFDVQGRVVGVNTAIFSPSGGSVGIGFDIPADVAAQVSKQLISGGKVVRGYIGAAIQDVTPEIADSLGLAQPKGALVAELTPGGPSQRAGLQPGDVVQKINGREVASASDLTRQVALASAGETLKLDVLRNGRVQAIDVHSGIRPSEAQLASNDTPDEAGAGGAEPASSKVLGMRLEPNASGGVTIDGVGRGSDAADKGLQAGDVILSAAGRPTATPADLSAAVAQQKREGRKAVLLMVQRDGRRSFVPLSLSEAKG from the coding sequence ATGAAGAAGACGCAGTTCATCGCCGGCGCCGCCGTCGGCGCGGTCGCCACCGTGCTGGCCGGCGCGGGCGGCTATTGGGCGCGGGGCGCCGAAGCCGCGACCGCCGGCGAGCCGGCGGCTCTGGCCAGCGCTTCCCCGTCCTCCTTCGCCGACATCGTGCAGAAGGTGTCCCCGGCCGTGGTCTCGATCGATGTGGAGGGCAAGGCCAAGCGCGACCCGGCCGCCTTCCGCGGCCAGGCGCCCCAGCTGCCGTTCGGCTTCGAGTTCCGCCAGCTGGTTCCCGAGGATCCGGAAGGCGCGCCGGCGCCCAAGATGCGCGCCACCGGCTCAGGCTTTCTGATCTCCTCCGACGGCTACATCGTCACCAACAACCACGTGATCGACGGCGCAGACGACATCAAGGTGCGCCTGACCGACGGGCGCGAACTGAAGGCCCACCTTGTCGGCCGCGACGCCGCCACCGACATCGCCGTGGTCAAGGTCGAGGGGCACGACTTCACCTATGTCAGCTTCGAGGATCGCGCCAAGCCGCGCGTCGGCGATTGGGTGGTGGCCGTGGGCAACCCCTTCGGCCTGGGCGGCACGGCTACAGCCGGCATCGTCTCGGCCCTGGGCCGCAAGAACGTCAGCGATTCCAACTATGTCGACTACATGCAGATCGACGCCCCGATCAACCGCGGCAATTCCGGCGGCCCGACCTTCGACGTTCAAGGCCGGGTGGTTGGCGTCAACACCGCGATCTTTTCTCCGTCCGGCGGCTCGGTGGGCATCGGCTTCGACATTCCCGCAGACGTGGCGGCCCAGGTCAGCAAGCAGCTTATCAGTGGGGGCAAGGTTGTGCGCGGCTATATCGGCGCCGCTATCCAGGACGTGACCCCCGAGATCGCCGACAGCCTGGGCCTGGCCCAGCCCAAGGGCGCCCTCGTGGCCGAACTGACCCCCGGCGGCCCCTCGCAGCGCGCCGGCCTGCAGCCCGGCGATGTGGTGCAGAAGATCAACGGCCGCGAGGTCGCCTCGGCCTCCGACCTGACGCGTCAGGTGGCGCTCGCTAGCGCGGGAGAGACCCTGAAGCTGGACGTACTGCGTAACGGGCGCGTCCAGGCTATCGACGTGCATTCGGGGATCCGTCCCAGCGAAGCCCAGTTGGCCAGCAACGACACGCCGGACGAGGCAGGCGCCGGCGGCGCCGAGCCGGCCTCCTCCAAGGTCCTAGGCATGCGGCTGGAGCCCAACGCCTCGGGAGGTGTGACCATCGACGGCGTCGGCCGCGGTTCCGACGCGGCGGACAAGGGGCTTCAAGCCGGCGACGTGATCCTGTCGGCCGCCGGACGCCCCACCGCAACCCCAGCAGACCTGTCCGCGGCCGTCGCGCAGCAGAAGCGCGAGGGGCGCAAGGCGGTGCTGCTGATGGTCCAGCGCGATGGGCGCCGCTCTTTCGTACCGCTGAGCCTCAGCGAGGCCAAGGGCTAA
- a CDS encoding CHRD domain-containing protein: MRTKLFGAAIAALLLTAGTAGAATLTFSAPLKGGDEVPANATTGSGQVEASLDTDAKVLSYKVTYSGLTGAATMAHFHGPAAAGANAPPVITMMSLNSPITGSAKLTDAQVADLKAGKWYFNVHTQAHPGGEIRGQLKAAP, translated from the coding sequence ATGCGAACCAAACTTTTTGGCGCGGCCATTGCGGCGCTACTGCTGACGGCGGGAACGGCGGGCGCGGCCACCCTGACCTTTTCAGCGCCTCTGAAGGGGGGCGACGAGGTTCCCGCCAACGCCACCACCGGCTCGGGCCAGGTCGAGGCCAGCCTGGACACCGACGCCAAGGTGCTGAGCTACAAAGTCACCTATTCCGGCCTGACCGGGGCGGCGACCATGGCCCACTTCCACGGCCCGGCGGCAGCCGGCGCCAATGCGCCGCCGGTGATCACCATGATGAGCCTGAACAGTCCCATAACCGGGTCGGCCAAGCTGACCGATGCGCAGGTCGCCGACCTGAAGGCCGGGAAGTGGTACTTCAACGTCCACACCCAAGCCCATCCCGGCGGCGAGATCAGGGGGCAGCTGAAAGCGGCGCCTTAG
- a CDS encoding parallel beta-helix domain-containing protein, producing MFRTSILFALVGAALSGPALAKTLDVAAGPDAQERIQSALIDAKPGDVVRLGAGRFDLADGLSLDVANVTVTGAGADKTILAFDAQKGSAEGLLVTSNGVTVRDLAVQNAHGNGVKAKGVDRITMKNLIVEWTGGPKSSNGAYGVYPVSSTNVLIDHVLVRGASDAGIYVGQSRNVVVEHSRAEFNVAGIEIENCYDAEVRDNLATHNAGGILVFDLPGLPQMGGHSTKVFNNASIDNDTPNFAPKGNIVAGVPTGTGVMVMANRDIHVFANNIDGNATVGVLLVAYVQPFTDPAYNPLPREISIHGNRMGKNGWAPAFPGGAELAKALGGTLPPVVWDGVVTYTHPGGNPETIPAQFHIADGPVANLRLVTQGTPITSANPEVTPNLGSAPLPEPAPVTLPAGQGG from the coding sequence ATGTTCAGGACTTCGATTCTATTTGCCCTCGTGGGCGCCGCCCTTTCCGGGCCGGCGCTGGCCAAGACCCTGGACGTCGCGGCGGGTCCCGACGCTCAGGAGCGCATCCAGTCGGCTCTGATCGACGCCAAGCCGGGCGACGTGGTGCGCCTGGGCGCCGGCCGCTTCGATCTCGCCGACGGCCTGTCGCTGGACGTGGCCAATGTCACTGTCACCGGCGCCGGCGCCGACAAGACCATCCTGGCCTTCGACGCCCAGAAGGGCTCGGCCGAGGGGCTGCTGGTCACCTCCAATGGCGTTACCGTGCGCGACCTGGCGGTGCAGAACGCCCATGGCAATGGGGTCAAGGCCAAGGGCGTCGACCGCATCACCATGAAGAACCTGATCGTGGAGTGGACCGGCGGGCCCAAGTCCTCGAACGGCGCCTATGGCGTCTATCCGGTCTCCTCGACCAACGTACTGATCGATCACGTGCTGGTCCGCGGGGCCAGCGACGCCGGCATCTATGTCGGCCAGTCCAGGAACGTGGTGGTCGAGCACAGCCGCGCCGAGTTCAACGTCGCTGGGATCGAGATCGAGAACTGCTACGACGCCGAGGTGCGCGACAACCTCGCCACCCACAACGCCGGCGGCATCCTGGTGTTCGACCTGCCGGGCCTGCCGCAGATGGGCGGGCATTCGACCAAGGTGTTCAACAACGCCTCGATCGACAACGACACGCCCAACTTCGCGCCCAAGGGCAATATCGTGGCCGGCGTGCCGACCGGCACCGGGGTGATGGTGATGGCCAATCGCGACATCCACGTATTCGCCAACAATATCGACGGCAACGCCACGGTGGGGGTGCTCTTGGTAGCCTATGTGCAGCCCTTCACCGACCCGGCCTACAATCCCCTGCCGCGGGAGATATCGATCCACGGCAACCGCATGGGCAAGAACGGCTGGGCGCCGGCTTTCCCCGGCGGGGCCGAGCTGGCCAAGGCCCTGGGCGGGACCCTGCCGCCGGTGGTCTGGGACGGGGTGGTGACCTACACCCATCCGGGCGGAAATCCCGAGACCATCCCCGCTCAATTCCACATCGCCGACGGCCCGGTGGCCAACCTGCGCCTGGTCACCCAGGGAACGCCGATCACCAGCGCCAATCCGGAGGTGACGCCCAACCTAGGCTCGGCGCCGCTGCCGGAGCCAGCGCCCGTCACTCTGCCGGCTGGCCAGGGCGGCTGA